In the genome of Pseudorca crassidens isolate mPseCra1 chromosome 12, mPseCra1.hap1, whole genome shotgun sequence, one region contains:
- the FOXN4 gene encoding forkhead box protein N4, protein MIESDISSMMSGIIRNSGQNHHPSPQEYRLLAATSNDDLPGDLQSLSWLTAVDVPRLQQVTSGRVDLGGPSAPHAHPGALARAADLHVGAATGALLHGPAGMAPQGMLGLGHLTNQGASQMNQFPVGGQPASSLQDPPQLYSPTSQPQFPLPPGVQQCAPVGLYGSPFGARPPYPQPRMAVHSSQELHPKHYPKPIYSYSCLIAMALKNSKTGSLPVSEIYSFMKEHFPYFKTAPDGWKNSVRHNLSLNKCFEKVENKMSGSSRKGCLWALNLARIDKMEEEMHKWKRKDLAAIHRSMANPEELDKLISDRPESCRRPGKPGEPEAPVLTHATTVAMAHSCLAVCQLPPQPLMTLSLQSVPLHHQVQPQAHLTPDSPAPAQTPPLHALQHLSPSPLPQPTVGRAPVDFINISTDMNTEVDALDPSIMDFALQGNLWEEIKDEGFSLDTLGAFGDSPLGCELGASGLTPVSGGSDQSFPDLQVTGLYSTYSTPDSAATPAVTSSSQYLGAPGNKPIALL, encoded by the exons GCTCCTGGCCGCCACCAGCAATGATGACCTTCCTGGGGACCTGCAATCACTGTCGTGGCTCACGGCCGTGGACGTGCCGAGGCTGCAGCAGGTGACGAGTGGCCGTGTGGACCTGGGTGGCCCCAGTGCGCCACACGCGCACCCAG GTGCCTTGGCCAGGGCAGCTGACCTGCACGTGGGAGCCGCCACAGGTGCCCTGCTCCATGGCCCAGCTGGCATGGCCCCCCAAGGCATGCTGGGTCTGGGTCACCTGACCAACCAAGGAGCCAGC CAAATGAACCAGTTCCCTGTGGGGGGCCAGCCCGCATCCAGCCTGCAGGACCCGCCACAGCTGTACTCTCCCACCTCCCAACCACAGTTCCCGCTACCCCCGGGCGTCCAGCAG TGCGCTCCTGTGGGCCTGTATGGTTCCCCGTTTGGGGCACGgcctccctacccccagccccgcATGGCTGTGCATTCATCTCAGGAACTGCACCCCAAACACTACCCCAAGCCCATCTATTCATACAG CTGTCTGATCGCCATGGCCCTGAAGAACAGCAAGACAGGCAGCCTGCCTGTGAGCGAGATCTACAGCTTCATGAAGGAGCACTTCCCCTACTTCAAG ACGGCTCCCGACGGCTGGAAGAACTCAGTGCGACACAACCTGTCCCTGAACAAGTGCTTTGAGAAGGTGGAGAATAAGATGAGCGGCTCCTCGCGGAAGGGCTGCCTGTGGGCCTTGAACCTGGCCCGCATCGAcaagatggaggaggagatgCACAAGTGGAAGAGGAAGGACCTGGCTGCCATCCACCGGAGCATGGCCAACCCCG AGGAGCTGGACAAGCTGATCTCGGACAGGCCAGAAAGCTGCCGACGCCCTGGCAAGccaggggagcctgaggcccCCGTGCTGACCCATGCCACCAcggtggccatggcccacagctGCCTGGCCGTCTGCCAGCTCCCACCCCAGCCACTGATGACCCTGTCCCTGCAGTCGGTTCCCCTGCACCACCAGGTCCAGCCCCAGGCACATCTCACCCCAGACTCTCCTGCCCCGGCCCAGACCCCACCCCTGCATGCCCTGCAGCACCTgagccccagccccctcccccaacccaccgTGGGAAGGGCACCTGTGGACTTCATCAACATCAGCACCGACATGAACACCGAGGTGGACGCCCTGGACCCCAGCATCATGGACTTCGCTCTGCAGG GGAACCTCTGGGAGGAGATCAAGGATGAGGGCTTCAGCCTGGACACACTGGGCGCCTTCGGAGACTCCCCACTGGGCTGTGAGCTGGGGGCCTCGGGCCTGACCCCCGTCTCCGGCGGCAGTGACCAGTCCTTCCCAGACCTGCAGGTGACCGGTCTCTACAGCACCTACTCGACCCCGGACAGTGCGGCCACGCCAGCCGTCACCTCCTCCTCTCAGTACCTGGGAGCCCCGGGGAACAAGCCTATAGCCCTGCTTTGA